The window TTTTTAAACATAAAAGGTTTAATGATGCTTACCATTAAAATAAAAACAGCAGCAATACCGGCTACTGTTACCAAACGTTTCTTGTTTTTTCGGTATAGAGAAATAACGCTGTTGCCTGATCGTAACTGTATTTCGATACGATCTTCCATGTTGTCGAAAAAGCCGTCAGGCACTTTGAAATTGTTTGTTGAAGGGATATAACCATCCCGGAATGACATGCCGGTTAAAATAGCATCCTCAAGGTTGTCAAAATAACCTTCGGGGACTTTAAAGCTGTTGTCTTTATGTAAATAGTTCTTTCTCAACACGTTTGTTTGACCTTCTATTTTTTAAAAAGTTTAATCATTGGTTAAAAATTCTTCAATTTTCTTTACGGCATGATGGTAAGATGCTTTCAGGGCCCCTACCGAAGTTCCTAAAATTTCAGAGATGTCATCGTACTTCAAACTGTCAAAATATTTCATGTTAAAAACAAGGCGCTGTTTTTCAGGCAGTGTGGCAATGGCCTTTTGTAGCCTGAGTTCAATCTCGCCACCATCAAAATGTATGTCGGCTTCCAAATTGTTTACTATTGAATCCTGCAATTCTTCATTGGTAATATTTAATTTTTTGGCTTTACTGTTTAAAAAGGTAATCGACTCGTTAGTTGCTATACGGTATAACCATGTATAAACAGCGCTGTCTCCTTTAAAGTTTTCGATACTCCTGAATGCTTTGATAAATGTATTTTGAAGGATGTCGTCGGCATCATCGTGATTTAGAACAATTCGGCGGATATGCCAGTATAAGCGTTGTTTGTTTTGTGTAATAAGGTCCCTGAACGCATGTTGTTGCGTTTTTTTATTTTTAAGTTGTTCAATAAAAACAGCTTCTTTTGTCAAAATCACCTTATTTTCTACTTAGACTCTAAAAGTGTTTCAGAGTTTAAAATGTTGAATCAATTGTTGATAACCTGTTGAAAACCATGTATTTCATCGAAAAAGGGGCTCTTTCTTACGATGAAATACATAATTTTTATATTTTAGTATTGTTAATAAACAACCTGAACCCCAAATACCACTATATTATATTGCATTATTTTGGTTAGGATGTAGCTTTGGTTACATCCTTTTTTTTTATTCAAAAGATTGCATGTCTACCAGTTTTTTGTAGTCGCCGTTAAGGTTAAGTAGTTCGCTGTGTGTTCCCTGTTCTACAATTTCCCCTTTTTTCATTACAATGATTTGATCGGCATTTTGAATGGTCGACAACCTGTGGGCGATAACAACAGAGGTTCTGTTCATCATCATATTTTCCAATGCTTTCTGAACAAGCTTTTCACTCTCAGTATCGAGTGCAGAAGTTGCTTCATCGAGAATCATGACCGGAGGGTTTTTTAATACAGCCCGGGCAATTGATAAACGTTGTTTTTGTCCGCCACTAAGTTTTCCTCCGGCATCTCCAACATTGGTATTAAAACCATTAGGTAGTTCCTTGATAAATTCATAAGCATTCGCAATTTTGGCAGCTTCTAATATTTCTTCATCTGTGGCATCCGGTTTTCCGAGTTTGATGTTGTTGGCAACAGTATCGTTAAACAGGATGGAATCCTGAGAAACTACGCCCATCAATGAATGCAAAGAATGTTTGGTTATTTGTTTGATGTTAATGCCATCAATTTCGATACGACCCTCTTCTAGATCATAAAATCGTGTAATTAAGTTCGCAATGGTGCTTTTTCCGCTCCCTGATTGCCCTACCAGTGCCACCGTTTTTCCCTTTGGGATTTCGACAGAGAAATTCTTTAAAACATAATCATTCTCGTATTTAAAGGAAATATTATCGATGTTGATGCTCTTGTCAAAACCGGTTTTAGCTATGGCATTCGGGGCGTCCTTTATTGGGTTTTCCGTATTGAGGAGATCGAGTATCCTTTCGGCAGCTCCATTACCACGCTTAAGGCTGTAGCTCGCTTTAGAAATAGCTTTAGCGGGTGTAAGAATATTGTAGGCTAGCATAATATATCCTAGGAAAAAACTAGCTTCCATACTGTTGTCGATAAAAACAAGATATCCTCCATACACTAACAATATTCCGATGACGATAATACCCATAAGCTCACTCATCGGTGAAGCGAGGTTTTGTCTGTTCAATACCGAATTTGAAAACCTATAATATCGGTGATTTGAGTCTGAAAATTTTTTTTCGAAAGCTCCTTCTGAATTGAAAGCCTTTATAATCCTAAGTCCGGACATTGTTTCTTCGAGGATAGAAAGAAAAACGCCCTGTTCTTGTTGTACCTTTATTGATTTCTTTTTAAGTGACTTTCCTATTTTGGATATTAAAAACCCCGATATAGGAATAAACACAAAAACAAACAAGGTTAGTTTCATGCTAAAAACAAACATGGCAATTAAAGAAAAGAGTATAGTTAACGGTTCTCTTACGATCATTTCCAATACAGATAATAATGAGTTTCTGACTTCTTCAACATCTGCACTGATTTTAGAAATAGTATCTCCCTTTCTTTTCTCAGAATAGAATGAGAGCGGAAGGGCAACAACCTTTTTGTACATGGCATTTCTAATGTCCTTCAATACACCATTACGTAAAAAGGTAATATAGAACATAGCAAAATAATTAGATACATTCTTTAAAAGGAAAATCGAAATAATGACACTAACCATTATCATTAATACTTTAAAATCGCCATGCACTTCTATTAATGTGGAAATTTCATAATTAAGATAACTTTCGGTATATGCTTTTAAAGAGCCAAGTCCTTCGTATACGGGCTTTGTGAACACTTCCTTTTTATCGCCGAAAATTACTTTTAAAACGGGGATTAAAGCAATAAAAGACAATGTACTG of the Zhouia spongiae genome contains:
- a CDS encoding RNA polymerase sigma factor; the protein is MTKEAVFIEQLKNKKTQQHAFRDLITQNKQRLYWHIRRIVLNHDDADDILQNTFIKAFRSIENFKGDSAVYTWLYRIATNESITFLNSKAKKLNITNEELQDSIVNNLEADIHFDGGEIELRLQKAIATLPEKQRLVFNMKYFDSLKYDDISEILGTSVGALKASYHHAVKKIEEFLTND
- a CDS encoding ABC transporter ATP-binding protein, translating into MDYFKKILSFARPYKRYAYLNIFFNILYALFSTLSFIALIPVLKVIFGDKKEVFTKPVYEGLGSLKAYTESYLNYEISTLIEVHGDFKVLMIMVSVIISIFLLKNVSNYFAMFYITFLRNGVLKDIRNAMYKKVVALPLSFYSEKRKGDTISKISADVEEVRNSLLSVLEMIVREPLTILFSLIAMFVFSMKLTLFVFVFIPISGFLISKIGKSLKKKSIKVQQEQGVFLSILEETMSGLRIIKAFNSEGAFEKKFSDSNHRYYRFSNSVLNRQNLASPMSELMGIIVIGILLVYGGYLVFIDNSMEASFFLGYIMLAYNILTPAKAISKASYSLKRGNGAAERILDLLNTENPIKDAPNAIAKTGFDKSINIDNISFKYENDYVLKNFSVEIPKGKTVALVGQSGSGKSTIANLITRFYDLEEGRIEIDGINIKQITKHSLHSLMGVVSQDSILFNDTVANNIKLGKPDATDEEILEAAKIANAYEFIKELPNGFNTNVGDAGGKLSGGQKQRLSIARAVLKNPPVMILDEATSALDTESEKLVQKALENMMMNRTSVVIAHRLSTIQNADQIIVMKKGEIVEQGTHSELLNLNGDYKKLVDMQSFE